The DNA region AAAGTCATTTTCTCGATCTCGGCCGAATAGTGAGTTAAGAGCTTATTTTGATGCTCTACTTCGGCTACCAGTTTATTCTTCTGATCATACGCATTGGCTACGAGGCTTGCCCACATGCCGATGAAGCAGAATAGCAGATTGTCTGCTCCGATACTTAGGGGTTGCTCCCAAGATAATCTGAGGTGAGATTGAAAGGAAAATGGAATGAAAACAACGACGGGGATGATCCAAAGGGTTTGCTTAGTCAATAAGTACCCCATTGTAAGACTCGGCAGCAAATAGTCCGCTTTTGAAGTCAGATCCGGATCAATCACAGAATGCACATAATAAGAACCGCCTAGTAACAGCTCTAGTATACAAAACCAGACTTTGTTCATCCGGCGCCCAGGAAACCAGAACAGCAAAGGGACGCCAAGGGCTGCGCCCAGCCAGATCACATTTAATAACGTTCGGATCGAAAGCTCACTTACCGCCAGAGCCTGGGACAACAGCAAAATATAATGGTACAAACGAAGAGCGAATATACCCCAATCCATGAACGATAATATTTTTTTCATAACATCATTTTACAGGAAATCTACAAACTTGGAACCTCGCATACCAGCCAGTAAAATAAAACTCGGCATAGACAGTAGCAGTTCAATACGATAACCTACGGTCGTCCCAACCGCCATAAATGTCTTTAATGGTTTATTGTGTGTCAAAGGCGGATCGCCACTTGCGAGTATGCCTTCGATTTAATCATGGCATCGCAAATAAGGTGAAGGAATCGAACTAAGCCCCAAAAATTCTAAAACGCTACTGACATGACGTTGTCAATAGCGTTTTTTTATTATTGGACATGTAAATGTAATAAGTAAAAAGCATGTTTTACAACGGCTGTGGGGCACAGCCAAACCCATTATTAGGAAGGATGATATGTTGTGAATTTCGCTTCTGTACGCATCATTACTGACGACGTGGATCGTCTCGTCGAGTTCTATGAGAAAGTCATGGGGGTTTCGGCGGAGCGACCCGCGCCCGTATTTGCCGAACTCGTCTTGCCATCATGCACCCTTGCCATCGGCCACTCCCAGACGGCGCAGCTATTCGGTGCCGGTTCCGTAGCGGGGGCCAATAATCGCACTGTCATTATTGAGTTCCGCGTCGATGATGTCGAAGCCGAATATGTGCGCTTGAAGCCATTTGTCGATCATTGGGTAAAGGAACCGACCACGATGCCGTGGGGGAACCGTTCTATGCTGTTCCGCGATCCCGATGGCAATCTGCTGAACTTCTTCGAGCCGGTGACCGAGGATGCGATTAGGCGGTTCAAAGGTAGACATTGACGAACGCTTTTGGGTTGTATCTTATTGTGGAGGCTGAATGGAGCCGATCAGCTCATCCAATTCGGACTGTAATTGCAGACGGAGTTTCTCTACGATTGAAAAATCAGTGGCCGCAACATAGTAGGCTTTAATCTGAGAATCGATGGCTTCGGCTTCCGCCAGATGGGAGGTGGCCTCTTTCATCTTTGCCGAATAGCGTACTTTGATAGCCGCTATTTCGTTAGCATAGGCTTCATCGGTTCCAGGAGCTATCGTCCGTGTATACATATCCAGGATCTCATCCCCGTCCCGATCCGGAAAATATTCATGCGGAGCGGTACTGTCGAAGATCGCTGTTCGAAGCTCGGGGAATATCAGCATATCCAGACTGTTCGGATCAAAGCCGCAATGAAACACTTGAACGTCGATTCCTTTCTGTTCGGCAGCGGAGGCAAGCTTTTTCAGCAGCGTCGATTTGCCGGATCCCGCCCTTCCTTTGATGAAAATCCGTCTTTCCAGCTGAGCGGTCAGGCTTTGAATAAAATCGAACGCCCCCCTCGGGGTCGCAGCTCCGAAAAATAAGTGACGCGGAGCGATTGGCGTATCGCTCTCATGACCGGCGTATAATTCTTGAATGAATTCCAGTGCAATCTGATCGGCCTTCGCGAAATCCATATTTTCGATGTAATATTTTTCCCACTCGTCATGAATCCGTAGTGCCGTTGCGAATGTTTCATACACAGCTGAATAGGCATTCTCAAGCTTGCCACTAAGATCTTCTATCGTGACCAAGTCTTCCGGTGAAATCAGGCTGTTATCGAACGCTTCCCCGAAATCGATATAGACGATGTCGCCGGCCCCGCGATCCGATATCCCCTTACAGACTCGCCCGTCGACCATACCAACCTTCAATTCCGTACAAATAATGCCATCCAGTTCGTCGGGACGGAGAGGGGAGTGGAAGCATTGCACATGCAAGCCTTGATCCAGCAGGCGATCCGCCAAGCTTTGCATGACCGTCGATTTCCCCGTACCTTGGGGCCCCGTAAGGACAAAGATCTTGTTCAATCCATCAAATGCGGATTCATACAAGTAATGAGCCCCGCGCGCAGTGTTGCCGTGGGCAAAATAGTGAGATGATGTGAGTACCAACCTACACACTCCTTTGTGCCTATTCCGATTCGCCAAGCTTACAGAATAAGCATGATTGGGATAAGTGCCTATTTATTTGTATATTCCGCATTGTAACAAGTGGTGTTCGTCCGCTCGTGATTTTCGCTATTTGATACGGGACAGCGGAAGGTAAAAGCTCATGCCTGCGCTAAATGGGCAGATTTCACTTGCCCTGCGCAGGCTTTTCTGTTATTTTTGATAGTAACAAAATGTTATTAATAAAATGATACTAAGTATGAGTGAGTGTTTTCGTACTATAAACCAGCGGAGAAAGCGGAGGGGATGTAATGTGAGGATGGTTGCGCGCGGCTGGAACC from Paenibacillus ihbetae includes:
- a CDS encoding VOC family protein is translated as MNFASVRIITDDVDRLVEFYEKVMGVSAERPAPVFAELVLPSCTLAIGHSQTAQLFGAGSVAGANNRTVIIEFRVDDVEAEYVRLKPFVDHWVKEPTTMPWGNRSMLFRDPDGNLLNFFEPVTEDAIRRFKGRH
- a CDS encoding PRK06851 family protein, with protein sequence MVLTSSHYFAHGNTARGAHYLYESAFDGLNKIFVLTGPQGTGKSTVMQSLADRLLDQGLHVQCFHSPLRPDELDGIICTELKVGMVDGRVCKGISDRGAGDIVYIDFGEAFDNSLISPEDLVTIEDLSGKLENAYSAVYETFATALRIHDEWEKYYIENMDFAKADQIALEFIQELYAGHESDTPIAPRHLFFGAATPRGAFDFIQSLTAQLERRIFIKGRAGSGKSTLLKKLASAAEQKGIDVQVFHCGFDPNSLDMLIFPELRTAIFDSTAPHEYFPDRDGDEILDMYTRTIAPGTDEAYANEIAAIKVRYSAKMKEATSHLAEAEAIDSQIKAYYVAATDFSIVEKLRLQLQSELDELIGSIQPPQ